The following are encoded in a window of Amycolatopsis lexingtonensis genomic DNA:
- a CDS encoding PfkB family carbohydrate kinase: MTGRLVHTGQVVLDLVMAVPAPPPPGGDVMATSTNLLPGGGFNVMAAAARSGARVLYAGTHGTGVLGDLARAALAAEGVELAHEPTPELDTGVVVALVDASGERTFATGTGAEGRLAPALLDRVLPSDDDVVYVTGYSLLHEINRRALVEWLPRLPGSRILFDPGPLVAEINPGDLHDVLSIVDIVSCTAREADVLGELPDVTVVREGAKGCRVHEHGRTTEVPGLAVDAVDTNGAGDTHCGVLAAELLRGSTLLDAAVRANAAAALSVTRRGPATAPGRAEIDHWVEAMT; encoded by the coding sequence ATGACCGGCCGGCTGGTGCACACCGGACAGGTCGTCCTCGACCTGGTCATGGCGGTGCCGGCCCCGCCCCCGCCCGGCGGCGACGTCATGGCGACTTCGACGAACCTCTTGCCCGGCGGCGGTTTCAACGTGATGGCCGCGGCCGCGCGTTCCGGGGCGCGGGTGCTCTACGCGGGCACTCACGGCACCGGCGTGCTGGGCGACCTCGCGCGCGCCGCACTGGCCGCCGAGGGTGTCGAACTGGCCCACGAACCGACGCCGGAGCTGGACACCGGCGTCGTCGTCGCGCTGGTCGACGCGAGCGGCGAGCGCACCTTCGCGACCGGTACCGGCGCCGAGGGACGGCTGGCGCCCGCGTTGCTCGACCGGGTCCTCCCAAGTGATGACGACGTGGTGTACGTGACTGGCTACAGTTTGTTGCACGAGATCAATCGCAGGGCTCTCGTCGAGTGGCTGCCCCGGCTGCCCGGCTCGAGGATCCTGTTCGACCCCGGCCCGCTGGTGGCCGAAATCAACCCTGGAGACCTTCATGACGTTCTGTCCATTGTAGACATCGTGAGCTGCACCGCCCGCGAAGCCGACGTGCTCGGCGAGCTTCCCGACGTCACCGTCGTCCGCGAGGGCGCGAAGGGCTGCCGCGTCCACGAGCACGGCCGGACCACCGAGGTCCCCGGCCTCGCGGTCGACGCCGTGGACACCAACGGCGCCGGCGACACGCATTGCGGCGTGCTGGCCGCGGAGCTGCTGCGCGGCAGTACCCTCCTCGACGCCGCCGTGCGCGCCAACGCGGCGGCCGCGCTTTCGGTCACCCGGCGCGGCCCGGCGACGGCGCCGGGGCGGGCGGAGATCGACCACTGGGTGGAGGCCATGACATGA
- a CDS encoding alpha/beta fold hydrolase gives MIDHISIPTEAGTFDAIAAGPEDGRPVLLLHGFPEAATEWEHQVATLGVLGYRAVAPDQRGYSPGVRPEQAAEYSIDHLVEDVVTITKELGWERFDLVGHDWGGAVAWWTADAHPERLRSLAVISTPHPAALAAAMKTDEDQHLRTRYMTEWRQTRVTERRMLENDGRALRDMFERRVSPSKVDDYVRRLSEPGALTAALNWYRAGRPGGKIGKIAVPTLYVWSTEDVSFGSTAALDTANWVTGPYRFEMLEDVTHWVPEEAPEAVTSLLVEHLDAR, from the coding sequence GTGATCGACCACATCAGCATCCCCACCGAGGCCGGAACCTTCGACGCCATCGCCGCCGGGCCCGAAGACGGGCGGCCCGTGCTGCTGCTGCACGGCTTCCCCGAAGCCGCGACCGAGTGGGAGCACCAGGTCGCCACGCTCGGGGTGCTCGGCTACCGGGCCGTCGCGCCCGATCAGCGGGGCTACTCGCCCGGGGTGCGGCCGGAGCAGGCGGCCGAATACTCGATCGACCACCTCGTCGAGGACGTCGTCACGATCACCAAAGAGCTGGGCTGGGAGCGGTTCGACCTCGTCGGGCACGACTGGGGTGGTGCCGTCGCGTGGTGGACCGCCGATGCGCACCCCGAGCGGCTGCGCAGCCTCGCCGTCATCTCCACGCCGCACCCCGCCGCGCTCGCCGCGGCCATGAAGACCGATGAGGACCAGCACCTGCGCACGCGGTACATGACCGAGTGGCGGCAGACGCGCGTCACCGAGCGGCGGATGCTGGAGAACGACGGCCGCGCGCTGCGGGACATGTTCGAGCGGCGGGTGTCGCCGTCCAAGGTCGACGACTACGTGCGGCGGCTGTCCGAGCCGGGGGCGCTCACCGCGGCGCTCAACTGGTACCGCGCGGGGCGGCCCGGCGGGAAGATCGGAAAGATCGCCGTGCCGACGCTGTACGTCTGGAGCACCGAGGACGTCTCCTTCGGCTCGACCGCCGCGCTCGACACCGCGAACTGGGTGACCGGGCCGTACCGGTTCGAGATGCTCGAGGACGTCACGCACTGGGTGCCGGAAGAGGCGCCGGAGGCCGTCACCTCGCTGCTCGTCGAGCATCTCGACGCGCGGTAA
- a CDS encoding LCP family protein: protein MAEGAAPQRTPGVPPRAALDPLTMTDEMEAIDEATQYRRKIDHTLARFSAAHDEMEAEEAKRRERRERLSPASIIESTRTALQRVVTTTPQGESEAVSEEQAAQTRLQEKKARKIERSVRFGRIAAAVVAGLVFLGIGGAWGAQTYFDAKFTQVSALDENSSDIQDADAQANDENFLMVGSDTRDGASDEEGVGTADSTPGARSDTVMVAHIPADRKRVVVTSFPRDLEIDRPECQRWDTAQSKTTDEKVPEQKIAKLNTAYAVGGPPCTTKVIQQITGLRINHFIGIDFNGFKEMVDAVHGVTVHNETPIDDTILGKVLLETGDVTISGDQALNFVRARHVKGDPTSDYGRIKRQQLFIGALLKKVMSSDVVLDPGKLSDFITAFAKATFGDNLGVKQMMSLAQSMKGLDPSKITFLTVPTTGEHNSRGNEVLVRSKAKALFDALRNNAPLPNPNAPIPPSEQAPPTSTSKSKTGSSKSTTTSKKSGTTG, encoded by the coding sequence ATGGCGGAAGGCGCGGCGCCGCAGCGCACGCCCGGCGTCCCGCCGCGGGCCGCGCTCGATCCGCTGACCATGACCGACGAGATGGAAGCGATCGACGAGGCGACCCAGTACCGGCGCAAGATCGATCACACCCTCGCCCGGTTCTCCGCCGCGCACGACGAGATGGAAGCCGAAGAAGCGAAGCGGCGCGAACGCCGTGAGCGCCTCTCGCCCGCTTCGATCATCGAGAGCACCCGCACCGCCCTTCAGCGCGTGGTCACCACGACGCCGCAGGGCGAAAGCGAGGCCGTCTCCGAGGAGCAGGCCGCGCAGACCCGGTTGCAGGAGAAGAAGGCGCGGAAGATCGAGCGCTCGGTGCGGTTCGGGCGGATCGCCGCCGCCGTGGTCGCCGGGCTCGTTTTCCTCGGGATCGGGGGCGCGTGGGGCGCCCAAACGTACTTCGACGCGAAGTTCACCCAGGTATCCGCGCTCGACGAGAACTCCTCCGACATCCAGGACGCCGACGCGCAGGCCAACGACGAGAACTTCCTGATGGTCGGCTCCGACACCCGCGACGGCGCGTCCGACGAGGAGGGCGTCGGCACCGCCGACAGCACCCCCGGCGCGCGGAGCGACACCGTGATGGTGGCGCACATCCCGGCCGACCGGAAGCGGGTCGTCGTCACGTCGTTCCCGCGCGACCTCGAGATCGACCGGCCCGAGTGCCAGCGCTGGGACACCGCGCAGAGCAAGACGACCGACGAAAAGGTTCCCGAGCAGAAGATCGCGAAGCTCAACACCGCCTACGCGGTCGGCGGCCCGCCCTGCACCACCAAGGTGATCCAGCAGATCACCGGGCTGCGGATCAACCACTTCATCGGCATCGACTTCAACGGCTTCAAGGAGATGGTCGACGCCGTGCACGGGGTCACCGTGCACAACGAGACCCCGATCGACGACACCATCCTCGGCAAGGTGCTGCTGGAGACCGGCGACGTCACCATCTCCGGTGATCAAGCGCTGAACTTCGTCCGCGCGCGCCACGTCAAGGGCGACCCGACGTCCGACTACGGCCGCATCAAGCGGCAGCAGCTGTTCATCGGCGCGCTGCTGAAGAAGGTCATGTCGTCGGACGTCGTGCTCGACCCCGGCAAGCTCAGCGACTTCATCACGGCGTTCGCGAAGGCCACCTTCGGCGACAACCTCGGCGTCAAGCAGATGATGAGCCTGGCGCAGTCGATGAAGGGCCTGGACCCGTCGAAGATCACGTTCCTCACCGTGCCGACGACCGGGGAACACAACAGCCGCGGCAACGAGGTCCTCGTCCGCAGCAAGGCGAAGGCCCTCTTCGACGCGCTGCGCAACAACGCCCCGCTGCCCAACCCGAACGCGCCGATCCCGCCGAGCGAGCAGGCGCCGCCGACCAGCACGTCGAAGTCGAAGACCGGCAGTTCCAAGAGCACCACGACCAGCAAGAAGAGCGGCACCACGGGCTGA
- a CDS encoding purine-cytosine permease family protein produces the protein MTGSRRLEVETNGLDVIDDAERRGRPRQLFWPWFGANVSVLGLSYGSFTLGFGISFWQALVAGVVGILFSFLLCGFIAIAGKRGSAPTMLLSRAAFGVRGNRLPSAISWLLTVGWETVLTALATLATATVFDRLGWGGGTVTKVVALVVVAALTVAAGVLGFDAIMKLQTWITWITGVLTVVYVVLVAGDVHWDAVSALPSGSAQQWVGALVFLMTGFGLGWVNAAADYSRYLPRSASGRGVVGWTTFGASVAPLVLLVFGLLLAGSSPDLNKAIASDPIGALTTLLPLWFLVPFAIVAVLGLVGGAVLDIYSSGLALLSAGLRVPRPVAALVDGALMVLGTIYIVFFGGEFLGQFQGFLVTLGVPVAAWCGVMLADVLLRRRDYADPELFDPAGRYGDVRVGPITLVLVATALGWGLVTNTSADWLKWQGYLLEPFGLGGREGAWAFANLGVLLALALGFLVTLLTRQRVRAQEAA, from the coding sequence ATGACCGGTTCCCGCAGGCTCGAGGTGGAGACCAACGGCCTCGACGTGATCGACGACGCCGAGCGGCGCGGCCGGCCCCGGCAGCTGTTCTGGCCGTGGTTCGGCGCGAACGTCTCGGTGCTGGGGCTGAGCTACGGCTCGTTCACCCTGGGCTTCGGCATCTCGTTCTGGCAGGCGCTAGTTGCAGGCGTCGTCGGCATCCTGTTCTCGTTCCTGCTGTGCGGGTTCATCGCGATCGCCGGCAAGCGCGGGTCGGCGCCGACGATGCTGCTCTCGCGCGCGGCCTTCGGCGTCCGCGGCAACCGGCTGCCGTCGGCGATCTCGTGGCTGCTGACGGTCGGCTGGGAAACCGTGCTGACGGCGTTGGCGACGCTGGCGACGGCGACCGTGTTCGACCGCCTCGGCTGGGGCGGCGGCACGGTGACGAAGGTGGTCGCGCTGGTGGTCGTCGCCGCGCTGACGGTCGCCGCCGGCGTGCTGGGCTTCGACGCGATCATGAAGCTGCAGACGTGGATCACGTGGATCACCGGCGTGCTCACGGTCGTCTACGTGGTTCTGGTGGCCGGTGACGTCCACTGGGACGCGGTCAGCGCACTGCCGTCCGGCTCGGCACAGCAGTGGGTGGGCGCGCTGGTGTTCCTGATGACCGGCTTCGGCCTCGGCTGGGTCAACGCGGCCGCGGACTACTCGCGCTACCTCCCGCGCTCGGCGTCGGGCCGCGGCGTGGTCGGCTGGACGACGTTCGGCGCGTCGGTGGCGCCGCTGGTGCTGCTGGTGTTCGGGCTGCTGCTGGCCGGCTCGTCGCCGGACCTGAACAAGGCGATCGCCTCGGACCCGATCGGCGCGCTGACGACGTTGCTGCCGCTGTGGTTCCTGGTGCCGTTCGCGATCGTCGCGGTGCTCGGCCTGGTCGGCGGCGCGGTGCTGGACATCTACTCGTCGGGCCTGGCACTGCTCTCGGCCGGCCTGCGCGTCCCGCGTCCGGTCGCGGCGCTCGTCGACGGCGCGCTGATGGTGCTGGGCACGATCTACATCGTGTTCTTCGGCGGCGAGTTCCTCGGCCAGTTCCAGGGTTTCCTGGTCACGCTGGGCGTCCCGGTGGCAGCGTGGTGCGGCGTGATGCTCGCGGACGTCCTGCTGCGCCGCCGCGACTACGCCGACCCGGAACTGTTCGACCCGGCGGGCCGCTACGGCGACGTCCGCGTCGGGCCGATCACACTGGTCCTGGTGGCGACCGCGCTCGGCTGGGGCCTGGTGACGAACACGTCCGCGGACTGGCTGAAGTGGCAGGGCTACCTGCTGGAGCCGTTCGGCCTCGGCGGCCGCGAAGGAGCCTGGGCATTCGCGAACCTCGGCGTGCTGCTGGCGCTGGCACTCGGCTTCCTGGTCACGTTGCTGACGCGGCAGCGGGTCCGCGCGCAGGAGGCGGCGTGA
- the idi gene encoding isopentenyl-diphosphate Delta-isomerase, giving the protein MDIATEPETEQVVFVTEGGVPTGETGPKLASHHEHTRLHLAFSCYVLRRGDDALLITQRAADKKVWPGVWTNSVCGHPAPGESLEDAVRRRAAYELGLPSLSGLRCVLPNYRYRTPPFQGIVENEFCPVFVAWADDEPSPNPAEVGDWRWVAWTDYAELLDDVTADVSYWAKDQFAQLKGIEPFSGL; this is encoded by the coding sequence GTGGATATCGCGACCGAACCCGAGACCGAGCAGGTCGTCTTCGTCACCGAAGGCGGCGTGCCCACCGGCGAAACCGGCCCGAAGCTGGCCAGCCACCACGAGCACACCCGGTTGCACCTGGCCTTTTCGTGCTACGTCCTGCGCCGCGGCGACGACGCCCTGCTGATCACCCAGCGCGCCGCCGACAAGAAGGTCTGGCCGGGGGTCTGGACCAACAGCGTCTGCGGTCACCCCGCGCCGGGCGAGTCGCTCGAAGACGCCGTCCGCCGGCGCGCGGCCTACGAGCTGGGGCTGCCGTCGCTGTCCGGGCTGCGCTGTGTGCTGCCGAACTACCGCTACCGGACGCCGCCGTTCCAGGGGATCGTCGAGAACGAGTTCTGCCCGGTGTTCGTCGCGTGGGCCGACGACGAGCCGTCCCCGAACCCGGCCGAGGTCGGCGACTGGCGCTGGGTCGCCTGGACCGACTACGCGGAGCTACTCGACGACGTCACGGCTGACGTGAGTTACTGGGCCAAAGATCAGTTCGCCCAGCTCAAGGGCATCGAGCCGTTCTCCGGCCTCTGA
- a CDS encoding cysteine hydrolase family protein encodes MKAILAVIDLQNVFADPASEWFTPRFAETIPPIRRLVNAFGDDVVFTRFVAPSRPEGAWKQYYAQWPFALQPPDAPLYQVVDAFHPPSTVDATTFGKWTPRMATRVGGARLVLAGVSTDCCVLSTALAAADAGVSVTVVSDACAGVDDESHAKALDILRLYSPLVTVATTEEVLGHSPFNPAK; translated from the coding sequence GTGAAAGCGATCCTGGCGGTCATCGACCTGCAGAACGTCTTCGCCGACCCGGCGAGCGAGTGGTTCACCCCGCGCTTCGCCGAGACAATCCCCCCGATTCGCCGGCTGGTGAACGCATTCGGCGACGACGTCGTGTTCACGCGGTTCGTCGCGCCTTCGCGCCCAGAAGGGGCTTGGAAGCAGTACTACGCGCAGTGGCCCTTCGCCCTGCAGCCCCCGGACGCGCCGCTGTACCAAGTCGTCGACGCGTTCCACCCACCATCCACAGTGGACGCGACAACGTTCGGCAAGTGGACCCCCAGAATGGCCACCCGCGTCGGCGGCGCCCGGCTGGTACTGGCGGGCGTATCGACGGACTGCTGCGTCCTGTCGACCGCCCTGGCCGCAGCGGACGCGGGCGTCTCGGTGACCGTGGTGTCCGACGCGTGCGCGGGCGTGGACGACGAAAGCCACGCAAAGGCGCTGGACATCCTGCGGCTCTACAGCCCCTTGGTAACCGTGGCTACCACCGAGGAGGTGCTCGGCCACTCGCCGTTCAACCCCGCGAAGTAG
- a CDS encoding GGDEF domain-containing protein, whose product MVAEGESALSRAGRPRPPDLLRLHEAIAGLFATQGDWRRAYQHLRSALDIARDGSLRDALTSSYNRRYLDERLYGPFTDRPPLGIALVDLDRFKRVNDTYGHLVGDRVLRRVADLLQEELPPDAFCARYGGEEFVLWLPGVDAGHAIRIVDAARVRVARHPWSELQPGLHVTISAGLAHEAGAPSSPERQLRSADNLLYAAKRAGRNKVAYRDAQSTQLLTHSE is encoded by the coding sequence ATGGTCGCCGAGGGCGAAAGCGCGCTGAGCCGGGCCGGCCGCCCACGGCCGCCGGACCTGCTCCGCCTGCACGAAGCCATCGCCGGCCTCTTCGCGACCCAAGGCGACTGGCGGCGCGCGTACCAGCACCTGCGGTCCGCGCTGGACATCGCCCGCGACGGCAGCCTGCGCGACGCGCTGACGTCAAGCTACAACCGGCGCTATCTCGACGAGCGGCTCTACGGACCGTTCACCGACCGTCCCCCACTCGGGATCGCACTGGTCGATCTGGACCGCTTCAAGCGCGTGAACGACACGTACGGTCACCTCGTCGGCGACCGCGTCCTCCGCCGGGTCGCCGATCTGCTGCAGGAGGAACTGCCCCCGGACGCATTTTGCGCCCGCTACGGCGGCGAGGAGTTCGTGCTGTGGCTGCCGGGCGTCGACGCCGGGCACGCGATCCGCATCGTCGACGCGGCCCGGGTGCGCGTGGCCCGTCATCCCTGGTCAGAACTCCAGCCGGGGCTGCACGTCACGATCAGCGCCGGGCTGGCGCACGAAGCCGGGGCACCGTCGTCCCCCGAACGCCAGCTGCGCAGCGCCGACAACCTGCTTTATGCGGCGAAACGCGCGGGGCGCAACAAAGTGGCCTATCGCGACGCGCAAAGCACGCAGTTATTAACCCACTCTGAGTAA